Proteins encoded by one window of Massilia sp. NR 4-1:
- a CDS encoding glutathione S-transferase family protein → MEPVLFYRAEQGCAFGNIVALEWLCQPYRLSRLDEAAPPAPALLAGRRTIRNCRAILRHLGARRGHLLGYRAGTPERARLDEMMHFLNTEMLAEQPRMEAACARLDALLHGREWLDGNKRTVADANFVALGRWAERYAGLDTRRYPHLRRHLRELCGDPAVYFADAIEQQRPAVSSGRFLGHVSLAELEPRLAA, encoded by the coding sequence ATGGAACCCGTACTGTTTTACCGCGCCGAGCAAGGCTGCGCCTTCGGCAATATCGTCGCGCTGGAGTGGCTGTGCCAGCCTTACCGCCTGAGCCGGCTGGACGAGGCGGCGCCGCCGGCCCCGGCCTTGCTGGCGGGCCGCCGCACCATCCGCAACTGCCGCGCCATCCTGCGCCATCTGGGCGCGCGCCGCGGCCATCTGCTGGGCTACCGCGCCGGCACGCCCGAGCGCGCGCGGCTCGATGAGATGATGCATTTCCTGAACACCGAAATGCTGGCCGAACAGCCGCGCATGGAAGCGGCCTGCGCCCGCCTGGATGCGCTGCTGCACGGGCGCGAATGGCTCGATGGCAACAAGCGCACCGTGGCCGACGCCAATTTCGTCGCGCTGGGGCGCTGGGCCGAGCGCTATGCCGGCCTCGATACGCGGCGCTATCCGCATCTGCGGCGCCATCTGCGCGAACTGTGCGGCGATCCGGCCGTGTACTTCGCCGACGCCATCGAACAGCAGCGTCCGGCCGTGAGCAGCGGCCGCTTCCTGGGCCACGTCAGCTTGGCCGAGCTGGAACCGCGCCTGGCGGCCTGA
- a CDS encoding YafY family protein codes for MSKPATKALAILEMLQNQRQISGAELAERVGIDRRSLRRYIAALEELGIPITSERGRYGGYMLVPGFKLPPLMFTNEEAAAVALGLLAVRSLRLADTAPAVASAQAKLERVMPPALQSGVQALRATAVLETPEPYWAGHGVTRPALTGELTALALAAQTQHRVRFEYRPPAGEAVWRAFDPYGLVFSHGRWYTIGMCRLRLALRSFRLDRIGLVQETGEAFERPNDFDAAEHLAHSMATLPRPLTLSVLLHTDHATAVRELGRQVGTLTPQEGGGVLLQASTTSYAWFARLLGSTTFDFTVREPQALRQALLDEAARLQRLASRA; via the coding sequence ATGTCGAAACCCGCCACCAAGGCCCTGGCCATCCTGGAAATGCTGCAGAACCAGCGCCAGATTTCCGGCGCCGAACTGGCCGAGCGGGTCGGCATCGACCGCCGCAGCCTGCGCCGCTACATCGCCGCGCTGGAAGAGCTGGGCATCCCCATCACTTCGGAGCGGGGCCGTTATGGCGGCTATATGCTGGTGCCCGGCTTCAAGCTGCCGCCGCTGATGTTCACCAATGAGGAAGCGGCGGCCGTCGCGCTGGGCTTGCTGGCCGTGCGCTCGCTGCGCCTGGCCGACACGGCGCCGGCCGTGGCCAGCGCCCAGGCCAAATTGGAACGCGTGATGCCGCCCGCCCTGCAAAGCGGGGTGCAGGCGCTGCGCGCCACGGCCGTGCTGGAAACGCCGGAACCGTACTGGGCCGGCCACGGCGTCACGCGCCCGGCCCTGACCGGCGAGCTGACGGCGCTGGCGCTGGCGGCCCAGACTCAGCACCGTGTGCGTTTCGAATACCGGCCGCCGGCGGGCGAGGCGGTGTGGCGCGCTTTCGACCCGTACGGCCTGGTGTTCAGCCACGGCCGCTGGTACACCATCGGCATGTGCCGCCTGCGCCTGGCCTTGCGCTCCTTCCGCCTCGACCGCATCGGCCTGGTGCAGGAAACCGGCGAAGCCTTCGAGCGGCCCAACGATTTCGACGCCGCCGAACATCTGGCGCACAGCATGGCCACCCTGCCCCGCCCGCTGACGCTGAGCGTGCTGCTGCACACCGACCACGCCACGGCCGTGCGCGAACTGGGCCGCCAGGTCGGCACCCTGACGCCGCAGGAAGGCGGCGGCGTGCTGCTGCAAGCCAGCACCACCAGCTACGCCTGGTTTGCCCGCCTGCTCGGCTCGACCACCTTCGATTTCACCGTGCGCGAACCGCAGGCCCTGCGCCAGGCCCTGCTGGACGAAGCGGCCCGCCTGCAGCGCCTGGCCAGCCGCGCCTGA
- a CDS encoding TetR/AcrR family transcriptional regulator, with amino-acid sequence MSAESRRAQLMDCALELVGEEGANAMTLARVAERAGVSKPIAYEHFQTREGLLAALYTRCCERHLALTATALASAGDGAQAATLLAQAYIDCVLSSDSASLAVEAAMYGAAETEAVLRANDAAFLAFCAARMAAFLPGAPCPAAMIAFLGAARSLALAVAAGTVPQTLALDKLRALLLAAWEK; translated from the coding sequence ATGAGCGCCGAATCGCGGCGCGCGCAATTGATGGACTGCGCCCTGGAGCTGGTCGGGGAAGAGGGCGCCAATGCCATGACCCTGGCGCGTGTCGCGGAGCGGGCCGGCGTCTCCAAGCCCATCGCCTACGAACACTTTCAGACCCGGGAAGGCTTGCTGGCGGCGCTATATACACGCTGCTGCGAGCGGCATCTGGCGCTGACGGCCACCGCACTGGCCTCGGCCGGGGATGGCGCCCAAGCGGCCACGCTGCTGGCGCAGGCGTATATCGACTGCGTGCTGTCTTCGGATTCGGCCTCGCTGGCGGTGGAGGCCGCCATGTATGGTGCGGCCGAAACGGAAGCCGTGCTGCGCGCCAATGACGCAGCGTTCCTGGCTTTTTGCGCGGCGCGGATGGCGGCGTTCCTGCCGGGGGCGCCCTGTCCGGCGGCCATGATTGCCTTTCTCGGTGCGGCCAGATCGCTGGCGCTGGCGGTGGCGGCCGGAACGGTGCCGCAGACCCTGGCCTTGGACAAGCTGCGCGCGCTGCTGCTGGCGGCCTGGGAAAAATAG
- the gap gene encoding type I glyceraldehyde-3-phosphate dehydrogenase: MTIKVAINGYGRIGRNILRAFYEGGKKQDIQIVAINDLGNAESNAHLTRYDTAHGKFPGTVTVEGENMIVNGDPIRVFAQRNPAEIPWGELGVDVVLECTGFFTTKEKASAHLKGGAKKVIISAPGGKDVDATVVYGVNHGVLKATDTVISNASCTTNCLAPLVKPLHDAIGLETGLMTTVHAYTNDQVLTDVMHEDLRRARSATQSMIPTKTGAAAAVGLVLPELNGKLDGYAIRVPTINVSIVDLSFIAKRDTTVDEINALMKSAADGALKGILTYNTEPLVSVDFNHNPASSNFDATLTKVSGRLVKVSSWYDNEWGFSNRMLDTTVALMNAK; the protein is encoded by the coding sequence ATGACGATCAAAGTAGCAATTAACGGTTATGGCCGTATCGGCCGCAACATCCTGCGCGCTTTCTACGAAGGCGGTAAAAAACAAGACATCCAGATCGTGGCGATCAATGACCTCGGCAATGCCGAGTCGAACGCCCACCTGACCCGCTACGACACGGCCCACGGCAAATTCCCCGGCACCGTGACGGTGGAAGGCGAGAACATGATCGTCAACGGCGATCCGATCCGCGTGTTCGCGCAGCGCAACCCCGCTGAAATCCCATGGGGCGAGCTGGGCGTGGACGTGGTGCTGGAGTGCACCGGCTTCTTCACCACCAAGGAAAAAGCCTCGGCCCACCTGAAAGGCGGCGCCAAGAAAGTGATCATCTCGGCCCCGGGCGGCAAGGATGTGGACGCGACCGTCGTGTACGGCGTCAACCACGGCGTGCTGAAAGCCACCGACACCGTGATCTCGAACGCTTCCTGCACCACCAACTGCCTGGCCCCGCTGGTCAAGCCCCTGCATGACGCCATCGGCCTGGAAACCGGCCTGATGACCACCGTGCACGCCTACACCAACGACCAGGTGCTGACCGACGTGATGCACGAAGACCTGCGCCGCGCCCGTTCCGCCACCCAGTCCATGATCCCGACCAAGACCGGCGCCGCCGCCGCGGTGGGCCTGGTGCTGCCGGAGCTGAACGGCAAGCTGGACGGCTACGCCATCCGTGTGCCGACCATCAATGTGTCGATCGTCGACCTGTCCTTCATCGCCAAGCGCGACACCACCGTGGACGAAATCAACGCCCTGATGAAGTCGGCCGCCGACGGCGCCCTGAAAGGCATCCTGACCTACAACACCGAGCCGCTGGTCTCCGTGGACTTCAACCACAACCCGGCTTCGTCCAACTTCGACGCCACCCTGACCAAGGTCTCCGGCCGTCTGGTCAAGGTCTCGTCCTGGTACGACAACGAGTGGGGCTTCAGCAACCGCATGCTGGACACCACCGTGGCCCTGATGAACGCCAAGTAA
- the tkt gene encoding transketolase, with amino-acid sequence MKSTLPTTQMANAIRALAMDAVQKANSGHPGMPMGMAEIAVALWSGHHRHNPANPKWQNRDRFLLSNGHGSMLHYALLHLSGYAVSMDDIRNFRQLHSKTPGHPEVDITPGVETTTGPLGQGIANAVGMALAEYLLAAEFNKPGHDVVDHYTYAFLGDGCLMEGISHEVCSLAGTLGLRKLIALYDDNGISIDGKVEGWFTDDTPKRFESYGWNVIRNVDGHDVAAVAAAIAAAKSADKPTLICCKTIIGKGSPNLQGGDKVHGAALGDKEIAAVREYISWGAEPFVIPDDVSSAWDFKAQGAAHEGEWDAKFAAYSAAYPTEAAELKRRMAGDLPANFEATLQAAIAACVDKKETIATRKASQNAIQALAPVLPEFLGGSADLTGSNLTNWKECIAVRSGQPGNHINYGVREFGMSAIMNGVALHGGYIPFGATFLTFSDYSRNALRMAALMKQRSIFVFTHDSIGLGEDGPTHQSVEHISSLRLIPNLDNWRPADTVESMVAWGAAVKRKDGPSTLIFSRQNLQFQERSADAVANIARGGYVLADAADAKAVLIATGSEVELAQAAAAALKEQGVAVRVVSMPSTDVFDRQDAAYKAAVLGKGLPRVAIEAGVTGFWYKYVGLEGAVVGIDSFGESAPAGVLFKHFGFTVDNVVAKVKSVLVA; translated from the coding sequence ATGAAATCTACGCTCCCTACCACTCAGATGGCCAACGCGATCCGCGCGCTGGCAATGGACGCAGTACAGAAGGCCAATTCCGGCCACCCAGGCATGCCGATGGGCATGGCCGAGATTGCCGTTGCATTGTGGAGCGGCCACCACCGCCACAACCCGGCCAATCCGAAATGGCAGAACCGCGACCGTTTCCTGCTGTCCAACGGCCACGGCTCCATGCTGCATTACGCGCTGCTGCACCTGAGCGGCTATGCGGTATCGATGGACGATATCCGCAACTTCCGCCAGCTGCATTCGAAAACCCCGGGCCACCCGGAAGTGGACATTACCCCCGGCGTGGAAACCACCACCGGCCCGCTGGGCCAGGGCATCGCCAATGCCGTCGGCATGGCGCTGGCCGAGTACCTGCTGGCCGCTGAATTCAACAAGCCAGGCCATGACGTGGTCGACCACTACACCTACGCCTTCCTGGGCGATGGCTGCCTGATGGAAGGCATCTCGCACGAGGTGTGCTCGCTGGCCGGCACCCTCGGCCTGCGCAAGTTGATCGCCCTGTACGACGACAACGGCATCTCGATCGACGGCAAGGTGGAAGGCTGGTTCACCGACGACACGCCAAAACGCTTCGAGTCCTATGGCTGGAACGTGATCCGCAACGTGGACGGCCACGACGTGGCCGCCGTGGCTGCCGCCATCGCCGCCGCCAAGTCGGCCGACAAGCCGACCCTGATCTGCTGCAAAACCATCATCGGCAAAGGTTCGCCCAATCTGCAGGGTGGCGACAAGGTGCACGGCGCCGCGTTGGGCGACAAGGAAATCGCCGCGGTGCGCGAGTACATCAGCTGGGGCGCCGAGCCTTTCGTGATCCCGGACGATGTCTCGTCCGCCTGGGACTTCAAGGCCCAGGGCGCCGCCCACGAAGGCGAATGGGATGCCAAATTCGCCGCCTACAGCGCCGCCTACCCGACCGAAGCGGCCGAACTGAAGCGCCGCATGGCCGGCGACCTGCCCGCCAACTTCGAGGCCACGCTGCAAGCGGCCATCGCCGCCTGCGTGGACAAGAAAGAAACCATCGCCACCCGTAAAGCCAGCCAGAACGCGATCCAGGCGCTGGCGCCGGTGCTGCCGGAATTCCTGGGCGGCTCGGCCGACCTGACCGGCTCCAACCTGACCAACTGGAAAGAATGCATCGCCGTGCGTTCCGGCCAGCCTGGCAACCACATCAACTACGGCGTGCGCGAGTTCGGCATGAGCGCCATCATGAACGGCGTCGCCCTGCACGGCGGCTACATCCCGTTCGGCGCTACTTTCCTCACCTTCTCCGACTACAGCCGCAACGCGCTGCGCATGGCCGCGCTGATGAAGCAGCGTTCGATCTTCGTCTTCACCCACGATTCCATCGGCCTGGGCGAAGATGGCCCGACCCACCAGTCGGTCGAGCACATCTCCTCGCTGCGCCTGATCCCGAACCTGGACAACTGGCGTCCGGCCGACACCGTCGAATCGATGGTGGCCTGGGGCGCCGCCGTGAAACGCAAGGATGGCCCGAGCACCCTGATCTTCTCGCGCCAGAACCTGCAGTTCCAGGAACGCAGCGCCGACGCCGTGGCCAATATCGCGCGCGGCGGCTATGTGCTGGCCGACGCGGCCGACGCCAAAGCCGTGCTGATCGCCACCGGTTCCGAAGTCGAGCTGGCGCAAGCGGCCGCCGCCGCCCTGAAAGAGCAGGGCGTGGCCGTGCGCGTGGTGTCCATGCCGTCGACCGATGTGTTCGACCGCCAGGACGCCGCCTACAAAGCGGCCGTGCTGGGCAAAGGCTTGCCGCGCGTCGCAATCGAGGCGGGCGTGACCGGTTTCTGGTACAAGTACGTCGGTCTGGAAGGCGCCGTGGTGGGCATCGACAGCTTCGGCGAGTCGGCGCCCGCAGGCGTGCTGTTCAAGCATTTCGGCTTCACCGTGGACAACGTGGTGGCCAAAGTCAAATCTGTTCTGGTTGCATAA
- a CDS encoding 16S rRNA (uracil(1498)-N(3))-methyltransferase, with the protein MPRFYCAQPLSPGLTLDLPPEVAHHVHVLRLAPGETLRLFDGRGGEYAAVLDEVGKKRATATIGAFTAREAELPYAVTLAQALPEGTKMDWIIEKAMELGVAAVQPLAARRCVVRLSAERAEKKLAHWQGVIVAAAEQSGRNRLASLAEPLELREWLARPAPQRILLSPRAEASLAQWAQRNPAQDLSLLVGPEGGFTTEEEDAAIAAGALPLSMGPRVLRTETAALAALAILNGAWDPA; encoded by the coding sequence ATGCCCCGTTTTTACTGCGCCCAGCCGCTCTCCCCCGGCCTGACCCTCGACCTGCCGCCCGAGGTGGCCCACCACGTCCATGTGCTGCGCCTGGCGCCGGGCGAGACGCTGCGCCTGTTCGACGGCCGCGGCGGCGAATACGCGGCCGTGCTGGACGAAGTCGGCAAAAAACGCGCTACCGCCACCATCGGCGCCTTCACTGCGCGCGAGGCGGAACTGCCGTATGCCGTGACCCTGGCCCAGGCCCTGCCCGAAGGCACGAAGATGGACTGGATTATCGAAAAAGCCATGGAACTGGGCGTGGCCGCCGTGCAGCCGCTGGCGGCGCGGCGCTGCGTGGTGCGCCTGTCGGCCGAACGGGCCGAGAAAAAACTGGCGCACTGGCAGGGCGTGATCGTGGCCGCCGCCGAGCAAAGCGGGCGCAACCGACTGGCCAGCCTGGCCGAACCGCTCGAATTGCGCGAGTGGCTGGCACGGCCGGCGCCGCAGCGCATCCTGCTCAGCCCGCGCGCCGAGGCCTCGCTCGCGCAATGGGCGCAGCGCAACCCGGCGCAGGATCTGAGCCTGCTGGTCGGTCCCGAAGGCGGCTTCACCACGGAGGAGGAAGACGCCGCCATCGCCGCCGGCGCCCTGCCCCTGTCCATGGGGCCGCGCGTGCTGCGCACCGAAACGGCCGCCCTGGCCGCCCTGGCCATCCTCAACGGCGCCTGGGACCCCGCCTGA
- a CDS encoding carboxymuconolactone decarboxylase family protein, producing MTIEYGELTQEISANLAPLRQGIPHVMKAFNELGKAAIADGALDAKTKELIALAIGVAARCDGCLGFHSKALVRLGASEAEVQETLGVAMYMGGGPSVMYAANAMAAFQEFAAAAAAQQAAA from the coding sequence ATGACGATCGAATACGGTGAATTGACGCAGGAAATCTCGGCCAATCTGGCGCCGCTGCGCCAGGGCATTCCGCATGTGATGAAGGCGTTTAACGAACTGGGCAAGGCGGCCATCGCCGATGGCGCGCTCGACGCCAAGACCAAGGAGCTGATCGCGCTCGCCATCGGCGTGGCGGCGCGCTGCGACGGCTGCCTGGGCTTTCACAGCAAGGCCCTGGTGCGGCTGGGCGCCAGCGAAGCCGAGGTGCAGGAAACCCTGGGCGTGGCGATGTATATGGGCGGCGGTCCTTCGGTGATGTATGCGGCCAACGCCATGGCGGCCTTCCAGGAGTTTGCCGCGGCCGCGGCGGCCCAGCAGGCCGCGGCCTGA
- a CDS encoding metalloregulator ArsR/SmtB family transcription factor — MPTDNPDHLFLQQSAAQAAALLRALGNEHRLLVLCLLIEHGEMAVSALNDHVALSQSALSQHLARMREDGLVAFRREAQTLYYRIDNPQVIQLVGTLKQIFCP, encoded by the coding sequence ATGCCAACAGATAATCCAGATCATCTTTTTCTGCAGCAAAGCGCGGCCCAAGCCGCCGCCCTGCTGCGCGCCCTGGGCAACGAGCACCGGCTGCTGGTGCTGTGCCTGCTGATCGAGCATGGCGAAATGGCGGTCAGCGCGCTCAACGACCATGTCGCCCTGAGCCAGTCGGCGCTGTCCCAGCACTTGGCGCGCATGCGCGAGGATGGCCTGGTGGCCTTCCGCCGCGAAGCCCAGACCCTGTACTACCGCATCGACAATCCGCAGGTGATCCAGCTGGTCGGCACGCTCAAACAGATTTTCTGCCCCTGA
- a CDS encoding rhodanese family protein produces MSLPTLTPAAARQQLEQGALLIDIRAADEHARERIAQARHLPLEQLLAGTAGALPPGQSVIFHCRSGQRTRLQAAALAACAPGAAYVLEGGLDGWKQAGLPVLRDVSQPLELQRQVQIAAGAMIVLGSVLGATLTPWLYLLPGFIGCGLVFAGVSGFCGLARLLMKMPWNRRRAD; encoded by the coding sequence ATGTCCCTGCCCACCCTCACACCCGCCGCCGCCCGCCAGCAACTGGAACAAGGCGCGCTGCTGATCGACATCCGCGCGGCCGACGAGCATGCGCGCGAGCGCATCGCGCAAGCGCGCCACCTGCCCTTGGAGCAGCTGCTGGCCGGGACGGCCGGCGCGCTGCCGCCGGGACAAAGCGTGATCTTCCACTGCCGCTCCGGCCAGCGCACGCGCCTGCAGGCAGCCGCCCTGGCCGCCTGCGCGCCCGGCGCCGCCTATGTGCTGGAAGGGGGATTGGATGGCTGGAAGCAGGCCGGACTGCCCGTCCTGCGCGACGTATCGCAGCCGCTGGAATTGCAAAGACAGGTCCAGATCGCCGCCGGCGCCATGATCGTGCTGGGCAGCGTGCTGGGCGCCACGCTCACGCCCTGGTTGTATCTGCTGCCCGGCTTCATTGGCTGCGGCCTGGTGTTCGCCGGCGTTTCCGGCTTCTGCGGCCTGGCCCGCCTGCTGATGAAGATGCCCTGGAACCGCCGCCGGGCCGACTAA
- a CDS encoding TonB-dependent receptor: protein MKHNLVLKQSVVAVALAVGGAQFAMAQQAAEPAVQKVFVTGSNIKRADKEGSSPIQTVGAKQIAATGANTVAELLKSIPAFGSGASVDGSDGGFSNGASTASLRGLGSSSTLVLLNGRRITSSAYADPNQGKSAVYDLNSIPVSAIERVEIFKDGASAVYGSDAIAGVINFITKSDYKGAELGASISGNDDGEFRRKTINGVWGFGDLEKNRFSGLISFDVSKRDSTLMSDKDVQQDLYGPINGRMNAFSSSLTGSPFFYKERSPGSKTFYNSYADRANVINRVNCDASQQITGSIAAHNLLPTDTLVGRTFCNINLDNYREVQGAGKDGNVLSRFNVQVSENVTAFAELSYSRNERSYLGAPIAMRSTSATSVFAAGQPVQNFQLILPVGHPDNPFPDARSAVGFRLMNAPGGSKNVNEAYRGLVGLKGTTGNWDWETGLLWNRSEREELSYGYILKDQIARIMTENRTIAATIADPGVTHNTLNTGFAMVKQIDAKASTTLGKLPGGDIGLAFGGEVRQESIGLTPDSAIAAGKITGLVGSNLSGERTVKSGFVELRTPFLPNWEMDFAGRYDKYPAAKSFVPKVGTKWTITERVAVRGSFAKGFRAPALMQIAEGGVQSFSTAIDTLRCPDGQNYLNGADRTDCSKSFSSVSASDPNLQPEKSKSYSLGLILNPMKDLDILVDWYRIKKTNETALLGAQTVIDHPTQYPKGQVVRDNNPANWVKDANGVVIPNSGPILQVNRAWVNQGSTEVSGIDFEVAYRKSLGDWGRLTSNLNWSYLHEYRRAEHPGDVAANTAGYNGGLSDWSTTSGDNPRNRATASVTWSKDVHAVTGTVNYVGPVSLLRRTDNETTYAAPFCHYGKNAAGKTNPGGSEKFSDFFPGLNDCEVKSWTTFDVNYAYTGIKNLTLAFNIKNLFDTKAPYDVRYGTTTNFQGYNTQLHNGMGRYFRMSANYKF, encoded by the coding sequence TTGAAACATAACCTGGTTCTCAAACAAAGCGTGGTTGCCGTCGCCCTGGCTGTCGGTGGCGCCCAGTTCGCTATGGCGCAACAGGCCGCTGAGCCGGCCGTGCAAAAGGTCTTCGTGACCGGTTCCAACATCAAGCGTGCGGATAAGGAAGGCTCCTCGCCGATCCAGACCGTGGGTGCCAAGCAGATCGCTGCCACCGGCGCGAATACCGTGGCAGAACTGCTGAAAAGCATTCCTGCCTTCGGCTCCGGCGCTTCGGTCGACGGTTCCGACGGCGGTTTCTCGAACGGCGCCTCCACCGCCTCGCTGCGCGGTCTGGGTTCCTCCTCCACCCTGGTGCTGCTGAACGGCCGCCGCATCACCTCGTCCGCCTACGCCGACCCGAACCAGGGCAAATCGGCGGTGTACGACCTGAACTCCATCCCTGTCTCCGCCATCGAGCGCGTTGAGATCTTCAAGGATGGCGCTTCGGCCGTGTACGGCTCCGACGCCATCGCCGGCGTGATCAACTTCATCACCAAGTCCGACTACAAGGGTGCCGAACTGGGCGCCAGCATCAGCGGCAACGATGACGGCGAATTCCGCCGCAAGACCATCAACGGCGTGTGGGGCTTCGGCGATCTGGAGAAAAACCGCTTCAGCGGCCTGATCTCCTTCGACGTGTCCAAGCGCGACAGCACCCTGATGAGCGACAAGGACGTGCAGCAAGACCTGTACGGCCCGATCAACGGCCGCATGAACGCCTTCTCCAGCTCGCTGACCGGTTCGCCGTTCTTCTACAAGGAACGCAGCCCAGGCTCGAAAACCTTCTACAACAGCTATGCTGACCGCGCCAACGTCATCAACCGCGTGAACTGCGACGCGTCGCAACAGATCACCGGCAGCATCGCCGCCCACAACCTGCTGCCGACCGACACCCTGGTCGGCCGCACCTTCTGCAACATCAACCTGGACAACTACCGCGAAGTGCAGGGCGCAGGCAAGGACGGCAACGTGCTGTCGCGCTTCAATGTGCAAGTCAGCGAGAACGTGACCGCCTTCGCCGAGCTGTCCTACAGCCGCAACGAGCGTAGCTACCTGGGCGCGCCGATCGCCATGCGTTCGACCTCGGCCACCAGCGTGTTCGCCGCCGGCCAGCCGGTGCAGAACTTCCAGCTGATCCTGCCGGTCGGCCACCCGGACAATCCGTTCCCGGACGCGCGTTCGGCCGTTGGCTTCCGCCTGATGAACGCCCCGGGCGGTTCGAAAAACGTCAACGAGGCTTACCGTGGCCTGGTCGGCCTGAAAGGCACGACCGGCAACTGGGATTGGGAAACCGGCCTGCTGTGGAACCGCAGCGAGCGTGAAGAGCTGAGCTACGGCTACATCCTGAAAGACCAGATCGCGCGCATCATGACCGAGAACCGCACCATTGCGGCCACCATCGCGGATCCAGGCGTCACCCACAACACCCTGAACACCGGCTTTGCGATGGTGAAACAGATCGACGCCAAAGCGTCGACCACCCTGGGCAAACTGCCGGGCGGCGATATCGGCCTGGCCTTCGGTGGCGAGGTGCGCCAGGAATCGATCGGCCTGACCCCGGATTCGGCCATTGCCGCCGGCAAGATCACCGGTCTGGTGGGCTCCAACCTGAGCGGCGAGCGTACCGTGAAATCGGGCTTCGTCGAACTGCGTACCCCATTCCTGCCGAACTGGGAAATGGACTTCGCCGGCCGCTACGATAAATACCCGGCCGCCAAGAGCTTCGTGCCGAAGGTCGGTACCAAGTGGACCATCACCGAGCGCGTCGCTGTGCGCGGCTCCTTCGCCAAGGGCTTCCGCGCGCCTGCGCTGATGCAGATCGCCGAAGGCGGCGTGCAGAGCTTCAGCACCGCCATCGACACCCTGCGCTGCCCGGACGGCCAGAACTACCTGAACGGCGCCGACCGCACCGACTGCTCGAAGAGCTTCTCCAGCGTCTCGGCTTCCGATCCGAACCTGCAGCCGGAAAAATCGAAGTCCTACTCGCTGGGCCTGATCCTGAACCCGATGAAGGATCTGGACATCCTGGTTGACTGGTACCGCATCAAGAAGACCAACGAGACCGCACTGCTGGGCGCGCAAACCGTGATCGATCACCCGACCCAGTACCCGAAAGGCCAGGTCGTGCGCGACAACAACCCGGCGAACTGGGTGAAAGACGCCAACGGCGTGGTGATCCCGAACTCCGGTCCGATCCTGCAGGTGAACCGCGCCTGGGTTAACCAGGGCAGCACCGAAGTCAGCGGTATCGACTTCGAAGTGGCTTACCGCAAATCGCTGGGCGACTGGGGCCGTCTGACCTCGAACCTGAACTGGAGCTACCTGCACGAGTACCGCCGCGCCGAGCATCCAGGCGATGTGGCGGCCAACACCGCCGGCTACAATGGCGGCCTGTCCGACTGGTCGACCACCTCGGGCGACAACCCGCGCAACCGTGCTACCGCTTCCGTCACCTGGAGCAAGGACGTGCACGCTGTGACCGGTACCGTCAACTACGTTGGTCCAGTGTCGCTGCTGCGCCGTACGGATAACGAGACCACCTATGCCGCACCGTTCTGCCACTACGGCAAGAATGCCGCCGGCAAGACCAATCCAGGCGGCAGCGAGAAGTTCAGCGACTTCTTCCCAGGCCTGAACGATTGCGAAGTGAAGAGCTGGACCACCTTCGATGTGAACTATGCTTACACCGGCATCAAGAACCTGACGCTGGCGTTCAACATCAAGAACCTGTTCGACACCAAGGCACCGTATGACGTGCGTTATGGCACCACCACCAACTTCCAGGGCTATAACACCCAGCTGCACAATGGCATGGGCCGTTACTTCCGCATGAGCGCGAACTACAAGTTCTAA